A DNA window from Streptomyces bacillaris contains the following coding sequences:
- the snpA gene encoding snapalysin, whose product MRHLRTAIATAAAGLGLVAALGTAPAVSAAPAPAVSTPATIAAYNGSAENAAANKAFFDAVMKSVAEKRAANPGTQAVTVTYSAASAPSFRTQIANSTRIWNSSVSNVRLQEGSNADFTYREGNDPRGSYASTNGHGRGFIFLDYRQNQQYNSTRVTTHETGHVLGLPDTYSGPCSQLMSGGGPGPSCTNAQPDANERARVNYLWQNGFAAALADSTS is encoded by the coding sequence ATGAGACACCTCAGGACCGCCATCGCCACCGCCGCCGCCGGTCTCGGCCTGGTCGCCGCGCTGGGTACGGCCCCCGCGGTCTCCGCCGCTCCTGCACCTGCCGTCTCCACCCCCGCCACCATCGCCGCGTACAACGGCTCCGCCGAGAACGCCGCCGCCAACAAGGCGTTCTTCGACGCGGTGATGAAGTCCGTCGCCGAGAAGCGGGCCGCCAACCCGGGCACACAGGCCGTCACGGTCACCTACAGCGCGGCCTCGGCGCCGAGCTTCCGCACCCAGATAGCCAACAGCACCCGGATCTGGAACAGCTCGGTCTCCAACGTGCGGCTCCAGGAAGGCTCCAACGCCGACTTCACGTACCGCGAGGGCAACGACCCGCGGGGCTCGTACGCCTCCACCAACGGGCACGGCCGGGGCTTCATCTTCCTGGACTACCGGCAGAACCAGCAGTACAACTCCACCCGCGTCACCACGCACGAGACCGGGCACGTGCTCGGCCTGCCGGACACCTACTCCGGTCCGTGCAGCCAGCTGATGTCCGGTGGCGGCCCCGGCCCGTCGTGCACCAACGCCCAGCCGGACGCCAACGAGCGGGCCCGGGTGAACTACCTCTGGCAGAACGGCTTCGCCGCCGCCCTGGCCGACAGCACCTCCTGA
- a CDS encoding DUF1266 domain-containing protein has product MTPTRHTSHTNRVSHANEAPVPWIPPAETEQFLHEATLRGDARAQLAALAGAELYIPAPRAEADAKPDTITWRAHRDPSGFVCRPVLTRGMLPAWHPDWVFHGVSLRWVAEFDWPEAGMFLGVNVGTPGQLLLPATPTERARWQRAYAENDRLRENRFLALRHGALHGPLAYGLACGAHLAIRNAVPWNEVGTVYREYTTERDLLRDSWGITDHAGWRRELDALLDARNSPPEPDFVLRAREQLAAALGELPSADLWRETAAGHAQDLGADAAAVKGIEDLVRRIMRYEARFRADGLLAPDGRVRTTVAYDYGRAVNLARWGLSARYCAPADAEQAIVYAGALSKSAHRSWEEFSAGYALGRVLRFDEEEYGPFYEESAIAHRLLTESEGSPWRHIPWR; this is encoded by the coding sequence ATGACCCCGACCCGCCACACGAGTCACACGAACCGCGTGAGCCACGCGAACGAGGCCCCGGTCCCCTGGATTCCGCCCGCCGAGACCGAGCAGTTCCTCCACGAGGCGACCCTGCGCGGTGACGCGCGGGCCCAACTCGCCGCGCTGGCCGGGGCCGAGCTGTACATCCCGGCCCCGCGCGCCGAGGCGGACGCGAAGCCGGACACCATCACCTGGCGCGCCCACCGCGACCCGTCGGGCTTCGTCTGCCGGCCCGTCCTCACCCGGGGCATGCTGCCCGCCTGGCATCCGGACTGGGTCTTCCACGGGGTCTCGCTGCGCTGGGTGGCCGAGTTCGACTGGCCCGAGGCGGGGATGTTCCTGGGCGTGAACGTGGGCACGCCCGGCCAGCTCCTGCTGCCCGCCACCCCGACCGAACGGGCCCGCTGGCAGCGGGCGTACGCGGAGAACGACCGCCTCCGGGAGAACCGGTTCCTCGCGCTGCGCCACGGCGCGCTGCACGGTCCGCTGGCCTACGGGCTGGCCTGCGGGGCGCACCTGGCGATCAGGAACGCGGTGCCGTGGAACGAGGTCGGCACGGTCTACCGCGAGTACACCACCGAGCGCGACCTGCTCCGCGACTCCTGGGGCATCACCGACCACGCCGGGTGGCGCCGCGAGCTCGACGCCCTGCTGGACGCCCGCAACAGCCCGCCGGAGCCCGACTTCGTGCTGCGCGCCCGCGAGCAACTGGCGGCCGCGCTCGGAGAGCTGCCCTCCGCCGACCTGTGGCGGGAGACGGCCGCCGGTCACGCCCAGGACCTCGGGGCCGACGCGGCGGCGGTGAAGGGCATCGAGGATCTCGTACGGCGGATCATGCGGTACGAGGCCCGGTTCCGCGCGGACGGGCTGCTGGCGCCGGACGGCCGGGTGCGCACCACGGTCGCGTACGACTACGGGCGGGCGGTGAACCTGGCGCGCTGGGGGCTCTCGGCCCGCTACTGCGCCCCGGCCGACGCCGAGCAGGCCATCGTCTACGCCGGGGCGCTGAGCAAGTCGGCCCACCGGTCGTGGGAGGAGTTCTCGGCGGGGTACGCGCTGGGGCGGGTGCTGCGGTTCGACGAGGAGGAGTACGGGCCGTTCTACGAGGAGAGCGCCATCGCCCACCGGTTGCTGACGGAGAGCGAGGGCAGCCCCTGGCGCCACATCCCGTGGCGGTGA
- a CDS encoding DUF952 domain-containing protein → MTEPLLHLAEAPLWEAARGTGTYEMSTRGRTLQEEGFIHLSLPHQLPGVARMLYGDGDGSESGDGADGHDLVVLVVDPARLTDPVRYEAMKPGGEEFPHLYGPLPVEAVVEVRPWPGTA, encoded by the coding sequence ATGACCGAACCACTGCTGCACCTCGCCGAAGCACCTCTCTGGGAGGCGGCCCGCGGGACCGGGACGTACGAGATGTCCACCCGCGGCCGCACTCTCCAGGAGGAGGGCTTCATCCATCTCTCGCTGCCCCACCAACTGCCGGGCGTGGCAAGGATGCTGTACGGGGACGGAGACGGGAGCGAGAGCGGGGACGGGGCCGACGGCCACGACCTGGTGGTCCTGGTCGTCGACCCCGCCCGTCTCACCGACCCCGTCCGGTACGAGGCGATGAAGCCGGGCGGCGAGGAGTTCCCGCACCTGTACGGACCGCTTCCGGTCGAGGCGGTCGTGGAGGTGCGGCCCTGGCCAGGAACAGCCTGA
- a CDS encoding NAD(P)H-binding protein, giving the protein MTGPLTAVTGASGAVGGRVAERLARTGVPVRLLGRDPARLPGLPGADRAPAAPYGDGEAMRRALDGAHTLFLVSAHESPDRVREHITAVDAAVAVGVERIVYVSFQGAAPDATFTFARDHWHTEAHIRTADVRHTFLRDNWYLAGLPAMTGADGVLRGPAGDGRVAAVAHEDIADAAAAVLLDGSTAHDGRGYDLTGPEAFTLAEAAEELSRASGRSIRYVPETVEDAYASRAGHGAEEWEVAGWVTSYEAIAAGELAAVSDAVPTLTGHPAMDFATFLAEHPESYRHLLPGV; this is encoded by the coding sequence GTGACCGGCCCCCTCACCGCCGTGACCGGAGCGAGCGGAGCCGTCGGCGGCCGGGTCGCCGAGCGGCTCGCCCGGACCGGAGTCCCCGTACGCCTCCTCGGCCGCGACCCGGCCCGTCTCCCCGGACTGCCCGGCGCCGACCGCGCCCCCGCCGCCCCCTACGGCGACGGGGAGGCCATGCGCCGGGCCCTGGACGGGGCGCACACCCTCTTCCTGGTCTCCGCCCACGAGAGCCCGGACCGGGTGCGCGAGCACATCACGGCGGTGGACGCGGCCGTGGCGGTGGGCGTGGAGCGGATCGTGTACGTGTCCTTCCAGGGCGCCGCTCCCGACGCCACGTTCACCTTCGCCCGCGACCACTGGCACACCGAGGCCCACATCCGCACGGCCGACGTGCGCCACACGTTCCTGCGGGACAACTGGTACCTGGCGGGGCTGCCCGCGATGACCGGCGCCGACGGGGTGCTGCGCGGCCCGGCCGGTGACGGCCGCGTCGCCGCCGTCGCCCACGAGGACATCGCGGACGCGGCGGCCGCCGTCCTGCTGGACGGTTCCACCGCCCACGACGGCCGGGGCTACGACCTCACCGGCCCCGAGGCGTTCACCCTGGCCGAGGCGGCCGAGGAGCTGAGCCGGGCCAGCGGGCGCTCGATCCGCTACGTCCCCGAGACCGTCGAGGATGCTTACGCGTCCCGGGCCGGACACGGGGCCGAGGAGTGGGAGGTGGCCGGCTGGGTCACCTCGTACGAGGCGATCGCGGCGGGCGAACTGGCCGCCGTCTCCGACGCGGTGCCCACGCTGACCGGTCACCCGGCCATGGACTTCGCGACGTTCCTGGCGGAACACCCGGAGAGCTACCGCCACCTGCTGCCCGGCGTATGA
- a CDS encoding CGNR zinc finger domain-containing protein — protein MELAYYSDYAVRLVNTEEPARNKDALTSVDAVRELFGANQQAARRTTEADVTRFRSVRGRLRAVFEAADDGDETLAVDLLNSLLLEFPVSPQISGHDVRDDDGRPDWHMHLADHPSNATAGYAAIAAMGLAFHLTSHGVDRLGLCEASPCRNAYLDTSTNRSRRYCSDRCATRANVAAYRARKRAEADRTGLNAESAQPSTSVTDR, from the coding sequence GTGGAACTGGCCTATTACTCGGACTACGCCGTGCGCCTGGTCAACACCGAGGAGCCGGCCCGCAACAAGGACGCCCTCACCTCGGTCGACGCGGTACGGGAGCTGTTCGGCGCCAACCAGCAGGCGGCGCGGCGGACGACGGAGGCGGACGTGACCCGCTTCCGTTCCGTACGGGGACGGCTCCGCGCGGTCTTCGAGGCGGCGGACGACGGCGACGAGACGCTCGCGGTGGACCTGCTCAACTCGCTGCTGCTGGAGTTCCCGGTGAGCCCGCAGATCTCCGGCCACGACGTCCGGGACGACGACGGCAGGCCGGACTGGCACATGCACCTGGCCGACCACCCGTCGAACGCCACCGCCGGCTACGCGGCCATCGCGGCGATGGGCCTGGCCTTCCACCTGACCTCGCACGGCGTGGACCGGCTCGGCCTCTGCGAGGCGTCCCCCTGCCGCAACGCCTACCTGGACACCTCCACCAACCGCTCCCGGCGCTACTGCTCGGACCGGTGCGCCACCCGGGCCAACGTGGCCGCCTACCGGGCCCGCAAGCGCGCGGAGGCGGACCGGACGGGCCTGAACGCGGAGAGCGCCCAGCCGAGCACCTCGGTCACCGACCGCTGA
- a CDS encoding LysR family transcriptional regulator: MELEVRHLRALCAIADAGSLHQAARRLGVSQPSLTTQLRRIENSLGAELFRRERTGCRPTLLGRAVLSRARPLVDGMSALVSDALAEADAARSRGPRLRIGSTASRVIGGWLSRLRVALPGTDISLRVDVSAHALLRSVEAGLLDVAFVHEVEGSPLAVPDGLEQRVLLDREPQFISLSRDHPAARRRVVELGDLAGDRWMVDPTVDGEWDGVRRVLGAAGLNPPVLHGDYLTAASLVVLGEAVAPCQPTSGPRDDMAIRPLRGDPLAVRLLLVSRPGADISVVYGELEAAYVEAARRSSGYYAWLLRHRSPLTRTP; this comes from the coding sequence ATGGAGCTTGAGGTGAGGCACCTCAGGGCGCTGTGCGCCATCGCCGACGCGGGCAGTCTGCACCAGGCGGCCCGTCGTCTCGGCGTGAGCCAGCCCTCCCTGACCACCCAGCTGCGGCGGATCGAGAACTCGCTCGGCGCCGAGCTGTTCCGCCGCGAACGCACCGGCTGCCGCCCCACGCTCCTCGGGCGGGCCGTCCTCAGCCGGGCCCGGCCGCTCGTCGACGGGATGAGCGCCCTGGTCAGCGACGCCCTGGCGGAGGCCGACGCCGCCCGTTCCCGGGGGCCCCGGCTCCGTATAGGCTCCACCGCCAGCCGGGTCATCGGGGGCTGGCTGAGCCGGTTGCGGGTGGCCCTGCCCGGCACCGACATCTCGCTGCGGGTCGACGTCTCGGCCCACGCCCTCCTGCGCTCGGTCGAGGCGGGTCTGCTGGACGTCGCCTTCGTGCACGAGGTGGAGGGCTCCCCGCTGGCCGTCCCGGACGGCCTGGAGCAGCGCGTACTCCTGGACCGCGAACCGCAGTTCATCTCCCTCTCCCGGGACCATCCGGCCGCCCGCCGCCGGGTGGTGGAGCTGGGGGACCTGGCCGGGGACCGGTGGATGGTCGATCCGACGGTGGACGGGGAGTGGGACGGCGTACGCCGGGTGCTCGGCGCCGCCGGCCTGAACCCGCCGGTCCTGCACGGGGATTACCTCACCGCCGCCTCGCTCGTCGTGCTCGGTGAGGCCGTCGCGCCCTGCCAGCCCACCTCGGGCCCGCGCGACGACATGGCCATCCGCCCGCTGCGCGGCGACCCGCTCGCCGTCCGGCTGCTGCTGGTCTCCCGGCCAGGGGCGGACATCTCGGTGGTGTACGGGGAGTTGGAGGCGGCCTATGTGGAGGCGGCCCGGCGATCCAGCGGCTACTACGCCTGGCTGCTGCGCCACCGAAGCCCGCTCACGCGCACGCCGTGA
- a CDS encoding DUF1266 domain-containing protein encodes MTTGNGAVTGSGTAVMAAPPTGIERALSAAVAGGSGAGRGGGDAVVEVLARTRLYVLVARLHADTPGWTAPLPTIRDEATRRTCVPVLTPGMVPPWHPEWVFRAVSLGELARTWPYDVRRLAVNHGTPYAAMVDARPRQLKAWLRADERTGGHEHGVLLTDGGGPLHGPLAHGLALGAHLAVTNGLIWNRLGAAYEEYAGDRDRLRSPWGIQHRAAYRDRLASLMECQLVGRVQESVLHVRRTLTARLGRTPTREEWAEAVARMFPVPDAYDRTVADRALDHIPRYEERLRADGALAPDGRVDTLAAFDLGRAVNVVRLALGARYTDPYEAEQDVLRIGRLARQAYPSWADFSLGYLMARLVHRAEDDGPEAAESTYRQSLTEHRILTEDPAGPYRNLPWS; translated from the coding sequence GTGACTACGGGGAACGGGGCAGTGACAGGGAGCGGTACGGCGGTGATGGCCGCGCCGCCCACCGGGATCGAGCGCGCGCTGTCGGCGGCCGTCGCGGGCGGCAGTGGTGCGGGGCGGGGTGGCGGGGACGCGGTGGTGGAGGTGCTTGCGCGGACCCGGCTGTATGTGCTCGTCGCCCGGCTGCACGCGGACACCCCCGGGTGGACGGCCCCGCTGCCCACGATCCGCGACGAGGCGACCCGGCGGACCTGTGTGCCGGTGCTGACCCCGGGGATGGTGCCGCCCTGGCATCCGGAGTGGGTCTTCCGGGCGGTGAGCCTCGGTGAGCTGGCCCGGACCTGGCCGTACGACGTGCGCCGGCTGGCGGTGAACCACGGCACTCCGTACGCGGCGATGGTCGACGCCCGGCCCAGGCAGCTGAAGGCCTGGCTCAGGGCCGACGAGCGCACCGGCGGGCACGAGCACGGTGTCCTGCTCACCGACGGCGGCGGGCCGCTGCACGGGCCGCTCGCCCACGGGCTGGCGCTCGGCGCCCACCTCGCCGTCACCAACGGCCTGATCTGGAACCGGCTCGGCGCCGCCTACGAGGAGTACGCGGGCGACCGCGACCGGCTCCGCAGCCCGTGGGGCATCCAGCACCGCGCCGCGTACCGCGACCGCCTCGCGTCGCTGATGGAGTGCCAACTCGTGGGCCGTGTGCAGGAGTCCGTGCTGCACGTCCGGCGCACCCTCACCGCCCGGCTGGGGCGCACACCGACGCGCGAGGAGTGGGCGGAGGCGGTGGCCCGGATGTTCCCGGTGCCCGACGCCTACGACCGGACGGTCGCGGACCGGGCGCTCGACCACATCCCCCGGTACGAGGAGCGGCTCCGGGCCGACGGCGCGCTCGCCCCGGACGGGCGCGTCGACACACTGGCCGCCTTCGACCTCGGCCGGGCCGTCAACGTCGTACGGCTCGCGCTCGGCGCCCGGTACACCGATCCGTACGAGGCCGAGCAGGACGTACTGCGCATCGGCCGACTCGCCCGGCAGGCCTACCCGTCGTGGGCGGACTTCTCCCTCGGCTACCTGATGGCCCGTCTGGTGCACCGGGCCGAGGACGACGGCCCGGAGGCGGCGGAGTCCACGTACCGGCAGTCGCTCACCGAGCACCGCATCCTCACCGAGGACCCCGCCGGCCCCTACCGGAACCTCCCCTGGTCATGA
- the sodX gene encoding nickel-type superoxide dismutase maturation protease: protein MYGAERGTRDGVPEEEREVAEMPQWGRVSGGGRGGRRPLRVVEVTGPSMVPTLYHGDLLLVQYGALVRAGDVVILRHPFQQDLLVVKRAVERRPGGWWVRGDNTFAGGDSTDYGVVPEELVLARVRARYRPPAKTPRGQRSVTEVLGWALSAFRPVRSASARLRAR, encoded by the coding sequence ATGTACGGAGCGGAACGCGGTACGCGGGACGGTGTGCCGGAGGAGGAGCGGGAGGTGGCCGAGATGCCGCAGTGGGGACGGGTGTCCGGAGGCGGGCGGGGCGGGCGGCGGCCGTTGCGGGTGGTGGAGGTGACGGGGCCTTCGATGGTGCCCACGCTCTACCACGGGGACCTGCTCCTGGTGCAGTACGGGGCGCTGGTGCGCGCCGGTGACGTGGTGATCCTGCGTCACCCCTTCCAGCAGGACCTGCTGGTGGTGAAGCGGGCGGTCGAACGGCGGCCGGGCGGCTGGTGGGTGCGGGGCGACAACACCTTCGCGGGCGGGGACAGTACGGACTACGGGGTCGTGCCCGAGGAACTGGTGCTCGCCCGGGTGCGGGCCCGCTACCGGCCTCCGGCGAAGACGCCCAGGGGTCAGCGGTCGGTGACCGAGGTGCTCGGCTGGGCGCTCTCCGCGTTCAGGCCCGTCCGGTCCGCCTCCGCGCGCTTGCGGGCCCGGTAG
- a CDS encoding NAD-dependent epimerase/dehydratase family protein: MKLLMLGGTEFVGRAVTEAALERDWEVTVFHRGHHAPPPGVRVLTGDRTGGERGLAALADHAGDWDLVVDTWSGVPTAVRDAARLLADRAGHYTYVSSRSVYAYPAPAGLDEDGPLVAGASPDEGGDVPYDRAKRGGELAALDAFGDRALLARAGLIIGPGENIGRLPWWLTRIARGGPVIAPGPRTAELQYVDARDLAEWLLDAAAAGVHGPYNTASRPGHATMGELLDACVRATGSGAELRWTDPDTLLAAGVEPWTGLPIWLPEGELYDAMHRGGHARAEAAGLRCRPVAETVADTWAWLCGLGGTAPQRPDRPVVGLDPRLEEKLLTP; the protein is encoded by the coding sequence ATGAAGCTACTGATGCTGGGCGGTACGGAGTTCGTCGGGCGGGCCGTCACCGAGGCCGCGCTGGAGCGGGACTGGGAGGTCACGGTCTTCCACCGGGGCCACCACGCCCCGCCACCGGGCGTGCGGGTGCTGACGGGCGACCGTACGGGAGGGGAGCGGGGCCTCGCGGCGCTGGCGGACCACGCGGGCGACTGGGACCTGGTCGTCGACACCTGGAGCGGGGTGCCCACGGCCGTCCGGGACGCGGCCCGGCTCCTGGCGGACCGCGCGGGCCACTACACGTACGTCTCCAGCCGCTCGGTCTACGCCTACCCCGCCCCGGCCGGGCTGGACGAGGACGGACCGCTGGTGGCCGGTGCCTCGCCGGACGAGGGCGGGGACGTCCCGTACGACCGGGCCAAGCGCGGCGGTGAGCTGGCGGCCCTCGACGCCTTCGGTGACCGGGCCCTGCTGGCCCGGGCCGGGCTGATCATCGGCCCCGGCGAGAACATCGGGCGGCTGCCCTGGTGGCTCACCCGGATCGCCCGCGGCGGCCCGGTGATCGCCCCCGGCCCCCGTACGGCCGAGCTGCAGTACGTCGACGCCCGCGATCTGGCGGAATGGCTGCTGGACGCGGCGGCGGCCGGGGTGCACGGCCCGTACAACACGGCCAGCCGCCCCGGCCACGCCACCATGGGCGAGCTGCTCGACGCCTGCGTCCGGGCCACCGGCTCCGGCGCCGAGCTGCGCTGGACGGACCCGGACACCCTGCTGGCCGCCGGGGTCGAGCCCTGGACCGGGCTGCCGATCTGGCTGCCGGAGGGGGAGCTGTACGACGCGATGCACCGGGGCGGCCATGCCAGGGCCGAGGCCGCGGGGCTGCGCTGCCGGCCGGTCGCCGAGACCGTGGCCGACACGTGGGCCTGGCTGTGCGGGCTGGGCGGCACCGCACCCCAGCGGCCGGACCGGCCGGTCGTCGGCCTCGATCCCCGGCTGGAGGAGAAGCTGCTGACCCCCTGA
- a CDS encoding effector-associated constant component EACC1, with product MSEPISAQHSDTAPDAAEVSFACAVTVSEPASVGPLFRRLSTIPDATVNRHRSGPEDGKLGVAETLHLLVPSAAVLTVVIRTLPAFIRSRRSSVSVTITRGDRSVTFDGKNLPNPEKAIEITDRLLSDD from the coding sequence ATGAGCGAACCGATCTCTGCGCAGCATTCCGACACCGCCCCGGACGCCGCCGAAGTATCGTTCGCCTGCGCGGTGACAGTCTCCGAGCCGGCCAGCGTCGGTCCGCTGTTCCGCCGCCTCAGCACGATCCCGGACGCGACCGTCAACCGGCACCGCTCCGGCCCGGAGGATGGCAAGCTGGGCGTCGCCGAGACGCTGCACCTGCTCGTGCCGTCCGCGGCAGTGCTCACCGTCGTGATCCGCACCCTGCCGGCGTTCATCAGATCCAGACGATCGTCCGTGAGCGTAACGATCACCCGGGGCGACCGATCCGTGACCTTCGACGGCAAGAACCTTCCCAACCCCGAGAAGGCCATCGAGATCACCGACCGCCTGCTCAGCGATGACTAA
- a CDS encoding choice-of-anchor A family protein, with translation MTVATAAAMVGMLAPAAAADPLPGGLGPCLGSGCPSSWNDPNNGPIVGYDENINIYVGGDFLVREAAAEAEGKIVTLGRFDMDKRDGVSQIYNVGIVGVGSRVPPPDGSDYLSVGGTVTIADGERLLAEEGTHSGQVAHAGALTGVVNPTTAPRLDPDAVTPFTGLRPQLTEASRCYAYEGDEHRATTGDWERVGDTFTFTGDGTSAIQIFDVDMDLVSSTGGNAGFVFNGIPAGATVLVNVYGDARTVATFMGSLPNDGLRERLLWNFPDATDLTLTGPAQFQGSVLVGQQASTTTLSMSGTNGRFYTAGSLTHTSSGTSGGQEIHAYPFDGDLPTCGPDPTPTPTPTDPTPTPTPTDPTPTPTPTDPTPTPTPTDPTPTPTPTDPTPTPTPTDPTPTPTPTDPTPTPTDPTPTPTDPTPTPTDPTPTPTDPTPTPTDPTPTPTDPTPTPTDPTPTPTDPTPTPTDPTPGPTDSPTPGPTDTPTWKPTPSPSHPGQLPDTGSQGGEWILGSIAAVLVAAGGTVLVATRRARRRTY, from the coding sequence GTGACAGTGGCCACGGCCGCGGCGATGGTGGGCATGCTGGCCCCGGCCGCTGCCGCCGATCCGCTGCCGGGCGGACTCGGCCCCTGCCTCGGCAGCGGGTGCCCGTCGAGCTGGAACGACCCCAACAACGGTCCGATCGTCGGCTACGACGAGAACATCAACATCTACGTCGGCGGGGACTTCCTGGTCCGGGAGGCCGCCGCCGAGGCCGAGGGGAAGATCGTCACCCTCGGGCGGTTCGACATGGACAAGCGGGACGGCGTATCGCAGATCTACAACGTCGGCATCGTGGGCGTCGGTTCGCGGGTTCCGCCGCCGGACGGTTCCGACTACCTGTCCGTGGGCGGGACCGTCACCATCGCCGACGGTGAGCGGTTGCTCGCCGAGGAGGGCACCCACTCCGGCCAGGTCGCGCACGCGGGGGCCCTGACCGGCGTGGTGAATCCGACCACCGCACCGCGCCTCGACCCCGACGCCGTCACCCCGTTCACCGGCCTGCGCCCGCAGCTCACCGAGGCCAGCCGGTGCTACGCGTACGAGGGCGATGAGCACCGGGCGACGACAGGCGACTGGGAGCGGGTCGGTGACACGTTCACCTTCACCGGGGACGGCACCTCGGCGATCCAGATCTTCGACGTGGACATGGACCTGGTCTCCTCGACGGGCGGCAACGCCGGGTTCGTCTTCAACGGCATCCCCGCCGGGGCGACGGTCCTGGTCAACGTCTACGGGGACGCCCGCACGGTCGCCACGTTCATGGGCTCCCTCCCCAACGACGGGCTCCGCGAGCGCTTGCTGTGGAACTTCCCGGACGCGACGGACCTGACGCTGACCGGCCCGGCCCAGTTCCAGGGCAGCGTGCTCGTCGGACAGCAGGCCAGCACCACGACGCTCTCCATGAGCGGCACCAACGGCCGCTTCTACACGGCGGGTTCGCTCACCCACACCTCCTCGGGCACCTCGGGCGGCCAGGAGATCCACGCGTACCCGTTCGACGGCGACCTCCCGACCTGCGGCCCGGACCCGACGCCGACGCCGACCCCGACGGATCCCACGCCGACCCCGACCCCGACGGATCCGACCCCGACCCCGACGCCGACCGATCCCACGCCCACGCCGACGCCCACGGATCCCACGCCGACGCCGACCCCGACGGACCCCACGCCCACCCCCACACCGACGGACCCGACGCCCACGCCGACCCCGACGGACCCCACTCCGACGCCCACCGACCCGACCCCGACCCCCACGGACCCGACGCCCACGCCGACGGACCCGACCCCGACGCCCACCGACCCGACCCCGACGCCCACCGACCCGACCCCGACCCCCACGGACCCGACGCCCACGCCGACGGACCCGACGCCGACCCCCACCGACCCGACCCCGACCCCGACCGACCCGACTCCGGGTCCCACCGACTCGCCCACGCCGGGTCCCACCGACACACCGACGTGGAAGCCGACCCCGTCCCCGTCCCACCCGGGCCAGCTGCCCGACACCGGGTCGCAGGGCGGTGAATGGATCCTCGGGTCCATCGCGGCCGTGCTGGTGGCCGCCGGTGGAACGGTCCTCGTGGCCACGCGCAGGGCGCGCCGCCGCACCTACTAG
- the sodN gene encoding superoxide dismutase, Ni, which produces MLSRLFAPKVKVSAHCDLPCGVYDPAQARIEAESVKAVQEKYQANEDADFRTRAVLIKEQRAELAKHHVSVLWSDYFKPPHFEKYPELHQLINDTLKALSAAKGSNDPKTGQKALDLIAEVDRIFWETKKA; this is translated from the coding sequence ATGCTTTCCCGCCTGTTTGCCCCCAAGGTGAAGGTCAGCGCCCACTGCGACCTGCCCTGCGGCGTCTACGACCCGGCCCAGGCCCGCATCGAGGCCGAGTCGGTCAAGGCCGTCCAGGAGAAGTACCAGGCCAACGAGGACGCGGACTTCCGCACCCGCGCCGTCCTGATCAAGGAACAGCGCGCCGAGCTCGCGAAGCACCACGTCTCGGTGCTCTGGAGCGACTACTTCAAGCCCCCGCACTTCGAGAAGTACCCGGAGCTGCACCAGCTCATCAACGACACCCTGAAGGCGCTCTCCGCGGCCAAGGGCTCGAACGACCCGAAGACGGGCCAGAAGGCGCTGGACCTGATCGCCGAGGTCGACCGGATCTTCTGGGAGACCAAGAAGGCCTGA